In Quercus robur chromosome 11, dhQueRobu3.1, whole genome shotgun sequence, the sequence GAGGGGTCCACTCAATTCCCTTCCAAGTTCTTTTGTGCTGACACTGCTGAATGCTCTTCCTTTGAGTGTCAGGTACAAAATGCTCAATCATCTGCACCAAATCACCTGAGCACAAACCTGAATCCTTTGCAAAAGACTCCATAATCTTTGGTAGAAGGATTTTCTGATCCTTACGTATGCTGAAGGTTGATTGAATGTACTCTTCTTTCGCAACTTCCAGCTCCTCAAATACTCTCTTGGAAGTGTATATGCGGACCTAAATAAAGAACAGTCATTGAGAAAGATCCTAGGATAAAATTGAATGCTATAAAATAACAAATCTCACTTCCATTCCTGTCATACTATATTAAGTCCAAGTGATTTTATTAAGTGCCACCCAACTTAGACCCTATATTCGGTTCAGCTTTGACAAATTCGTTATCAATGAATGTCAACCTACTGGGACCTACAAGGTAGGCCATTTAGACAACAATTTCAACATTCAGCTGTGTGGTGGAGTCATATGAGGCATGACTTCAGCTTAGGCATATGATTTTGAATTTGCAGCTTCTGGaattatttgaaaatccaaaacaGAGAAGCAAGTTACTAAGTAATAACAATGTGTCATGTAAGCAAGAAATTCATTCAATGCCATTGAAGAAACTTTTGAATTATGCCCACAAGTCTGAACTTTCAGAATATTAAATGATCTTAATTATGTgggaaaaaattgtcaaacatCAGATTTGTTAATTCTGGATGAACTTCAAGAAACATTTGTTTGCAATTAAAATCATTTTCCAAGGAGACAAATAGTATAATGAACACTGTCAGGATATAGGTCTACCGCAGGATCAGAATAGCTTCCTGAACAAAGTGCAAAATGTAGAAGAGGTTCAGGGTGCTCAATTGCATATGCTTTCCGTGCATCTCCAACCTTGAATTTTGTCTTTGAGGAAAACAACAGCCACAACCACTGGAAGCAAAAGTGAGCTAAATCAGTCCTAATCAAGCAGGAGGTATATAAACTCCAATCATAAATGAATAACAACATGTTGAGCCCAACAACTAATCTCTACCAGATAAACAGGATCATAAGTACAaacagggttttttttttttttttttttttttttttttatagattaaaTGGCAAGTACAAACAGGTTTTTAATCTTTTGATATTAATATCAGGAATGGGATTTACTTGTCCTGGACGAGGCAATCGACATCCCAGGATAGAGCTTTGTATCATTTCTACACTTACGGTGTGACCCCCAATATTATATGCAGCCTGCATCAGGCACAAGCTTATGTAAGCAACTTATACACCATTTTCCCCCCTTCAGAATATACCTGAGAAGCACTACTCACCTTAAGTAGTACAGACATTCTTTTAAGATTATTCTGTGGAATCCCATAGACCAAAAATGCCTGTTGGACAATAGACAACAAATGGGTTGGTTATCCTAACAGACtcaagcaaaataaaaataaaaataaaaacagcaACATGAGATTTAGGGTTTCTTGGCTATAGGAATTTACATGCATTATTAGTGCATTGTGGACATTAATCCAAAAGGCTAGCTTCTCCTCATGTTTCATCTTTCTAGGATCAACTTCTTCCAATTGAGAAACAAGTGACCTGCAAGGGAATGGTTCTTTAGCCTCATTAGTAATTGCAAGGAAAGTGTTATGAGAGCAGAGGTTGTGATGCCTGAAAGTCAAAAATATCATCACACTTCACAAAAGAATTCCCAACAAAAACCTTATTTTCCATTTAATGCATTAGAAGATTCTGTAGTGCTTATACTAAGAGGTAACTAGTAGAAACCAAGAATAAAACAAAGGAATCACTTTTTAATGCTGATTGTACATCTTCAGAAAGCATAACCATGAAAAAGTCTAAACATACTGTATAAGTATAACACACTAATGCAAATTTTAAATCACTGAAAAAACTGCTGCTGACGCAAAGGCAGAGCTCAAGTCAGCTTAGCGTTGCATCAAACTATAGAATATTGGTCCAAAGAACCATATTTTCATGATGCTCATTTTGTGCTGACAAGAATCTTGTTTACCAATTTCCTATTcctttttgtgttctttttagATACCAGATGGAGCATAAAGCAAGCAAAGACCCACTGAAAGTAGACCACATAGCATGACAAAGGTTATAAGGATTGTTACAGTAAGAAAGGCTCACCTAAATCTTCGTAGCATGTATTCAATTTCTCTTAACTTCTGACGATCTCTACATATCAGCTGCACCTTTGCCATGGTGCAGTAAGGTCCACTGAACTCTTTTGATCCCTCAATGTGGAAAGGGTTATCAAAGTTTGAATTGAATGATGAAAAATTCTTGCACTGTGAGCTCCACTTATCACTCTGACCTTGTGAAGAATATTCATTTAGTGATGATGATAATGCAATAGGGGAAGAAGGGTAGTCATGATTGATCAAAGGTGGGTCTGCAAGTTCACAATATATGGCTGAAATACACTTAATCATCTCCTCAGAAAGCCAGTTTGGTGTCTCTGGTATATGATTTGAGATACAGGTCCCAAGATGCTCCGCCAAACTTACACTGGAAGTAGTAGTCTGAGCTTGCTGAAGAGATAACATTTGAAGCCACAAATTAGCTACACCCATGTTGTCATTCAAGCCAACTATTGGTACTACTGATTAGTGGAATACTGTACAAGGAAAATGTTAATGGCATCTTGGCTAATATACTAATATTTGCATAGAAAGTTACCTCCAGCATTGACAAAGGTAGGGAATGGTACGAGCCTACacctttatttaaaaatttcataGGAGGAGAAGTTCTAGATAAACAAGCTGAACGCTGAGAAAGTGATGAGTGGCTGCGATGAATACTAGAATCCAGCTGCTTTTGTGTCCCCCAAATGTCATTGCACTCCTGTAGTGGATTGCCAATTGAATTTTGAGGCAACGTATGATGAGTGGAGTGGGTGACTGGATCTTCTTTCTCTGACATAATATCATATTCAGGTACTTTTCGAAACCTTTCTTTGTTCAATCTTCCCTCCACGATTGACACACATGATTTTTGTTGATCAAATTTGTTCCGatacaaagaaagaagataCTGTTCCAAATACACAACTTCTAGTTCTAACACTGCAATTTCCTTGATCAGTTCTTGGGCAGGCTGATGTCAAGAAAAGGAATTATCAAACGATTGTTAGAAGCAAGATTAGCAGATTCAAATGTGCCAAGTACtagaaataattcaaaaacTTAGCATATTATTagataaaaattgtaaatataagCACCAAGCCTCAAGCTCTGTTGTTTCtccatttcaaattttattgagGATTTGCCGAAGTCCCAAGTTGACAAGTAAAGAGACCATTATTTACTTTTACTTGGCTATATCTAATGTATCTTTCagcttgacatttttttttctttttcgaaTTCTTCATGTAACCGAAGAAGTGTATCACAAATGAAGTTCTCTGGAATTTCTACTGCACATGCTAACTAATAAAGAACAACACACAGAAAATGCATCCCGATAAACAATATAGTGATCAATGTGATCTACGGCCATCTGTATCGCAACAAATACACATTTTACAAAGAGAAATTACCTTGGGGACTGAGTTATCTATCATAGCATCATGTGAAAGAGGCCGATAACTTAATGCCTTCTCTAATACTCGCCGTACCACAACTTGGTCATGTAATCGTCTTTGAAGCTGCAGAACCTACACATGAGGGAGATGTAAAGGTATAGTAAATAACTCAATGGATGCGGATTAGGAGGACATCTGATCTTGATCATGGGATTGAAGCTTAACTAACTATACATAGCAAGGACACTTCTATATTCAAGTCCTTTTTACGTTCTGTCTCAGCCACCTTATATTTGGGCACTGAAATTCCAGTTTCCTTGTAGCTAATTAGTTGTATCACATTTCACTGCTTTGGGAATGGGAGTTGTTTATCAATAATCTGAGTCCAGCCTAGACTAACTATTTTACATATGGCATAATGCAGGTTATTTGAGATTGAAAATGTACCCATCCCTTCCATGTATATTGTATTTATGTATTTCCCATGCAGTCATAGTGTTGGCTGCAGGAAGCCAAAAGTGAAGCACAATATAAGATGTCCTTTTATGGGATTCTCAATTTCACAAAGATTAAGAACAAAAGGTTAATGGAGTATTGAATGCAAAAATGTCTTATTCAGTAACCAGATGTGCCATTATTTTgctcaaaactcaaaaagtgTCTTAAATAAGCCACAGTGATGAGTTCACATAAGTAAAGATATATACCTCTTGCTTCAAGGAACTTTGAATGTCACTGTTAGGGGGTTGTTTCTTCTTGGCTTCAATACAGGCCTTAGGTTGTCCGAAttccttttttgaaaaagaaaaaaaatggattatAATCATTATGGGAAATTATAATAGCAAAACAATTAGACCAAACTTGTAAATGAGCAGGGAATTAATTATGACTTCTGAATGAGTGCTCATGACCTATCTAATATGACTACTTTCTCTAGTAAATGTTATCAGAAAATTACAACATATATGAAAAAGAAACTAGTTTGTACAATGGTTATAAACTCATAATCAAAGTGGACACTGCACCATAATAAGGGTATAATATCTAGGGGGCAGAGTAAAATTAACTTCTGGTTTAGTAGAAGAAGCCCTCACCAAAATGTTCAAGACTTAGGAAAGCAAGTTGCAAAACAGAGAATTTAACCTCTTACCATCTTAACTCGATAAGGAGATGCAGAGATGCTATTTGATT encodes:
- the LOC126706604 gene encoding uncharacterized protein LOC126706604 isoform X1, with the protein product MHEIKWQVSSLKPFDFMEVKVSRHKRSMSDPIKKKLKEDKSNSISASPYRVKMEFGQPKACIEAKKKQPPNSDIQSSLKQEVLQLQRRLHDQVVVRRVLEKALSYRPLSHDAMIDNSVPKPAQELIKEIAVLELEVVYLEQYLLSLYRNKFDQQKSCVSIVEGRLNKERFRKVPEYDIMSEKEDPVTHSTHHTLPQNSIGNPLQECNDIWGTQKQLDSSIHRSHSSLSQRSACLSRTSPPMKFLNKGVGSYHSLPLSMLEQAQTTTSSVSLAEHLGTCISNHIPETPNWLSEEMIKCISAIYCELADPPLINHDYPSSPIALSSSLNEYSSQGQSDKWSSQCKNFSSFNSNFDNPFHIEGSKEFSGPYCTMAKVQLICRDRQKLREIEYMLRRFRSLVSQLEEVDPRKMKHEEKLAFWINVHNALIMHAFLVYGIPQNNLKRMSVLLKAAYNIGGHTVSVEMIQSSILGCRLPRPGQWLWLLFSSKTKFKVGDARKAYAIEHPEPLLHFALCSGSYSDPAVRIYTSKRVFEELEVAKEEYIQSTFSIRKDQKILLPKIMESFAKDSGLCSGDLVQMIEHFVPDTQRKSIQQCQHKRTWKGIEWTPHNFTFRYMLSKELA
- the LOC126706604 gene encoding uncharacterized protein LOC126706604 isoform X2, coding for MFQSSDPIKKKLKEDKSNSISASPYRVKMEFGQPKACIEAKKKQPPNSDIQSSLKQEVLQLQRRLHDQVVVRRVLEKALSYRPLSHDAMIDNSVPKPAQELIKEIAVLELEVVYLEQYLLSLYRNKFDQQKSCVSIVEGRLNKERFRKVPEYDIMSEKEDPVTHSTHHTLPQNSIGNPLQECNDIWGTQKQLDSSIHRSHSSLSQRSACLSRTSPPMKFLNKGVGSYHSLPLSMLEQAQTTTSSVSLAEHLGTCISNHIPETPNWLSEEMIKCISAIYCELADPPLINHDYPSSPIALSSSLNEYSSQGQSDKWSSQCKNFSSFNSNFDNPFHIEGSKEFSGPYCTMAKVQLICRDRQKLREIEYMLRRFRSLVSQLEEVDPRKMKHEEKLAFWINVHNALIMHAFLVYGIPQNNLKRMSVLLKAAYNIGGHTVSVEMIQSSILGCRLPRPGQWLWLLFSSKTKFKVGDARKAYAIEHPEPLLHFALCSGSYSDPAVRIYTSKRVFEELEVAKEEYIQSTFSIRKDQKILLPKIMESFAKDSGLCSGDLVQMIEHFVPDTQRKSIQQCQHKRTWKGIEWTPHNFTFRYMLSKELA